From the genome of Mastacembelus armatus chromosome 12, fMasArm1.2, whole genome shotgun sequence:
AATTAACCGTCTCTTTGAAGCTGTCAGACAGCCAGCGGTTCCTCAGCACAGCTACCACAGAGGAGGGAGGGCTCTCCAAGTCTTCGAATGCATCCATCAGAATGAAGTCCAACACTATGTCGAAAAAGTTCATGCAGACCACCTGCAGAGATTATGACATGAGAAAGCCAGCAGTACATTGTGTTTAATATGAGAGTGATCACCATCCAGATATGGCTGTAGCAGTAATAGAATATAATGTAAAGTTATTATAGATAAAGTTAACCAAGGATGTAGCACTATGGACCAATGTGTTTAACAATGGGTCCCtctattattaatattttacctTCTGCCAGTGGCTTCATACTATTCTACTGATGAACAGTTGGTGGCAGTCATGTCCAAATAAATTTAACAACAATGTGTCAAAGGCAAACAAGCTAATTCTTTGAATCATttaataaacagacagaaataataaatgtataattagattaataatttaaaaaaaaaaaaaaaaaaaaaaaaactttgtatGAAATATATAACAGGGCATGATAATGACCCCAAACATCGATCCTCAGTCTAAAAATAATATGTTGGACCTCTAAATatgttgataaataaaaattgttcCTAGCATTATTTGTAAAAGCactaaattattattactatataaCTCCATTCTGACTTGCAGTTGactttttaagttaatttccttcagtttttcttctgcaaaagccttttttaaatttattacatAGCATATTCATTTCAGGATAACAACTAAGTTGTGCCCACATATTATTGTATTCTGAGACCATACTGAATGAATGAACGATTTATATAAAGACAGATCTCTTTCCAGTTACACAAAGTAAAAGTGAACTTTGAAGTGAAGCAGAGGAATCTGGCTGTTGGTTGTATATTTATTAAAGTTTAATTCAGGTCAGTTGGGTTTGCATAAACTGCAAGTGTATCCCTGTTCTAATGAATAAACCAGTCAACTCAGATGCTTAGAACAATACTGTTAGAAGAGGAATAGTGAAATATCATTTAGATAAAAGTTAATATAGCAATATACAGTACGTGGcgtgctgaaaaacaaaaagacagcatTCCTCACCCCTCGGCCCTCTAGCTCCATCTTAGTGATGGGCCAAGTTTCCTCTCTCTGACTGTAAAGCAGCATGTCCTCATAACTCTCTAAAAAGGCTTTGGGACTCTGTgttaaagcaaacacaaacacaggaactAATTAGTTGCAGTTGTGCAAATATGTCcatgaaagcagaaaatatCCAAATGCAAGTTAACAAGCACGGGTCCAGCTGAGCAGTACTTTACCTTGTTTGCCTTTACCATTAACCCTGAAATCATTTGCTTCCCAGTCTCCATGAAGAATGTCCGATGAGTTTCATCTAACAAAAGGacctgaaagaagaagaaaaataatataacaGTCTACAGTAGCTTCTGTGAGAATATAGTCAGTTTATACAGTGGATATCTGATTTTCTGTTGCAAACAGTCACTTTTACTGTGcctcaaaaacacattcagctcCACTGTTAACTTGAAAGTGAGTCATCTGCCTCAGAGGAAGCAGTAAGAAAGATGCAAAACATAGTACAATTTTTATGCCAATACAGGCGCTTGAGCCTAAAGGACAAGGTTAAAAACCAATTGTTCAAAAACCCATTTTTCTAAGTGTAAGGCACACTCCTCTCCTGGCTGTAGGAGCTGTCAACTTAGTTACCCTTGTAGCTTTTGAACCTGACTCACTGCCAACCTTGTCCCACACGTTGGAGTGTGGGACAAGGATTTactagtgttttattttatgcattGCATGAGCTAAGAGATGATTATTGCAGCAAcaagagaagaaaggtggacaGAAATGACTAACACCTTATTGAAATCAGTGTCCACTAACATTTCTACAAaggtgcacacatgcacaccacaaGCATGGGGAAACATAATTGACATTTTTCAGACACCACTATGTGATAAAGGCTACTGGCATTAATGCACAATAAGAAGAAAATCATAAGGCACTTGTAAACAATGCTGGGCTGCAAACACTCAGAGAGTCTTAAAAAGGCAAAACCCCTTCTTTCCCATTTAGGAGGGTTTCCAGGTAACTGGAAATATGACAGATTATCACAATAACTGGAAGAGAAGGGTTTTATAGAGTAATATTGTGGGTAACAGACCTGGAATGCTTGTCGCACACAGTGAAGTTTAGCAAGGAAATCTTGGTCACCGTAACATTCAAGTAATTCAGTCCTGGTAAAAACAGACATGCAACACTCAGTGAAAACTAGTCTTCTTTTGCTGCTGTGCATTTTAGGCAGATTTTATATTCCATGTGGGAGAGGCAAGCTGTAAAACTCATATTACACATATAtactttattgttatttttgtgaatgtgtttgcacatgtagcagaaacacaataataattatattaatttagagttgtttttttgttaacgACATGAATATAATTCCAATATTCACTCTTATTTGCTCTAGCTCTGTTTTGGCTTTCATTAATTGCTGTGTGACATGTCAGCTGCTTAACACTCCACTGTGTTCAGAAgctgagagcagtgagagtaaactaaacagtaaacagtaacTGGATGTAACTGTGTTACATGTGAGTTTGTCACTATGTTCTTTGACATTACACAAGGTAACTAAACCCATGCTAAAATCTATGCTAATATTGATTATTGAATCTTtaattactgtatgttgtttAAGACTATAATTTTGTTACCTCAGAGACCTGTAGGCCACTCTGCCCTCGCGGACCAGAGCCAAGGCCTCTTCATAAAGAGCAGCTGGTTTAAGTGGCTGGTAGACCCCCTCTAAAGACATAGcatcaaacagctgcacagacagaacacacacacacacacacacaagtaacatgcacaaacagaaaataaatatcagaTATGAATGCATCTGCAAAATGCAAGAGTGAACAAGTGTATTAATATGTGTAATTGATAAAAATACAATGGGGCTCTGGGAAAATCAAAGATTGCCTTGATGTATCTTATTTTCTGTCAGTCCttagagagcagagagaaagaacaaaccTCTGCAGCTGAGAAGAAAGAGTCATCAGAGGCAACAGTAGTCGCATCATCATCTTGCTGTCTGTGGAAACTCTCTATTTGTGGCAAGATAAGAGTTCCTTCACTCTCTGCCAAAGGAAAGACAAACTTTGGCTCACAGGGGAAGAATTAAAACACAGACGTACccaagagaaataaaaaaaatgtatgccCCTACTATTTTACTACTGATCTAGAAACTATTACTTCTACTCCTCCATGAGAAAATGCAACCTTTAATTCCAATATTCTTTTGGCAGAGCAGACTTCTTCAGGCTTAGTAGTAGTTCTCCTTAAATAATGAGAATAATCTCAACATGACTCTTACCAAAGTCTGCCAGCACAGTATCTGTCGGGATTCTGCTGCCAAAATCTTCCTGTAGATGGTATGCCCTGTGCAGTAGTGTCTCTAATTTGTCAGCAAACACTTTACTACAGCTTTCAACCtataagcatttaaaaaaagcattaaacAGGCCCATAGTTACTTCAGGATTATGTCATAAAAAGCTTCATGTCAGGATCAGTTTATTATCTTTAAACTATACTGCACTAGTTCTGTGTCCAAAATTACTAAATCAACGACATCACAATTACAGGAGAACAAATACCAGCTGCACCATAAAATACAATAGTGTTTTTGGACTGGGAGGTAATCCAACTATGTACAAGACAGTGAGCCAGTGTGCACAGGTAATGACTTGCACAGGTAAGGTGTAGTGTTTGATGGTTACCATGGGAAAGTCTGCACACGCTGCCCCCTGCAGAGCAAGGCTGTTGTTGCTGGAGGTTGAGTGGGTGTGATGGTGAATATTCAAAGCCTGTTCCCACTTTCTTAGGGCTTCCTCAAACAGGTCCATTCCTAGCAGGAAAACAGCACTAAGCCTTACTTAAACAATCATCTTATATATCCCAAGTTTATATTTTCCTGAGTGCTATAAATACCTACCCATTAAATACAGATTCTCTGCATTAGCGTCCTCTACTGCCCCTGACTCTTCCACCACAGGCTCTGCTTCCCAGGGTGTGGATGGATTTGCCGACTGATTTGGGGAACTTGGGACCCGCATCTGTGCCACAAACACATGTGACAAGTGACAGATGAATAAGGGTAAAGGCAAACAACTGCcacaaaaatgaataacaaagaACATTGAACTAACAGATGTCAGGCTGTGTGAGGAACTTGAGTGTTTACTGGGAGCCAGGGAAGAAATTCCACTCATGGTGTCATTGCTACGTGTGCTGGGACTCATCATCTGTCGACCAGTAAACGGCCCtgtacagaaaaaaagcatattttcttGACTGGCAATAGAGGTGTGcttcaaaaaacaaagtgcagaCATAATTTTAAATGTCTAACACAATCACATGCACACCTCTCTTTAATGAAGAGGGTCTTCCTGTCTTCATCAGTGCATCAGGTATCCCCACGGTCTTCTGGCCCTCCCTCACCTGTGCTGCCTgcttcttttttctccctcGCCTTTTCAGCTGATGAGCTGTGAGAGCAAGAGCAACACTGCCCAGTGCTGTGGCAAACAACACCTTCTTCAAGCTTGGGGTGAGCTTTAGCTGTGAAAATATGGACTGAAAGAAGAGGCAAACATGATCTATCATTAAAAAGAGCTCAATTAGACATTAATTTAGTCCTATTTTTGTTGAGCAGCTGCACCAGATGCTTGTGTACAAAGATATGAAACAGAACTGCTAATACAAAGTGCTTTACCTGTCCAAATGTTGAATAGAGAAACACAGGTATCTCCGCTACTGTCATGACCAAAGCCTGGGCCATGGACATTCCTTCTGCTCGTTTGACTGACATCTCAGAAATCAAAATGCCTTGAGGCCACAGCTCTCCAATGCTTCCTCACATTCAACTTGAACACGGTCTTCTCTCTGGTCTGAGATCAGCCAGCTCAGGGCTTACTGATGAACTCTCTTTTGTCGTCAATTCCTGGGCTTGTATTCCACACTGGTCCAGTCTCCGACTTCTATTATACTGCAAAAGATACGACACGTTATCTGAATGTACCGCCTGTACAGCTGCACAGCCTCTGGGCAGTGATAAAGGCATCAATAGACACAGTTAGTACTATAAGACCACAGTTGGTACTATAAGACCACAGTTGGTACTATAAGACCACAGGGAAAACTCTCCAGACACGCAGAGAATTAACTTTTAATACAGGTTCATGGTGTAAGGTAGGAAGATCAAGCTCGCATTAATTGATAAGCCACAGAGCAGCCTGACAGTCTGCCAGCTACTTACCTGCTGTATCTACACTGTCTGGTATGCAGCCAGTAGACCAGCCCtctgcacacatactgtacatgacaaACACCGCGAGAAGCCTCTCTTTTTGGAATCAAACTGCCCAGTTCGATAAAACATCGACCAAAGTACAACAAATTCATCTGTTTTCTAGTCGCCACAGTTACAGGACAAATTACTGATGAAGGGGAAGCTAACTAACGTTATAACGTGAATAGCAAGCTGACCAGTCCACCCGTCCAAGCGGTGTAATATTACCGTAACAGTAACtatgtaagaaagaaaggttaGCATGGTTGTGCTAAGTATTAGTTAATGGCGGGTCAAATTTTGTTAGCACTTCAGTGCAAGCAACACAGGTGAGcgtgctaatgttagctagcaCATTAGCTAGCCTAGATCAGGCCAGTCTGTCACATCACAGCATCAGCAGGTAGACCGGGCACCTATACGACTACTAGGCTCTGAACTGATACCTCGGAAGCTTCCGCGGCTTTGTGTACAGCTCATCGCTGCCAACAACTAATAACATAATCCCTTATATAGGTACATACCGTCAGCTTCCAGACAAGGACATTCCTGTGTCAGAGTCAGTGAAAGCCGCACACTAGTTTTTTTCTCAGGGGCGGACTTTTGGTTTGATGCGACCAGCAGCCAATGACACGAGGCGTGCAGAGAGTTGGCTTTTTATCTTAACCAATCGGATGAAAGGTAGGAAGGTCAAATTCTTCTACTGTCCAATCAGATCGTAGATCATAAGTCCCATCAAAAATCCTAGGACGAAAATCAAGAGGTAAAAGCTGCCAAAAGGTTTCCTGGTTTCCGgttaatacatttaatcaaCAGCATCAAATACATACGTTTATTGGTGTTTATTGGCAATGTTTTTAATACGCAAGAACACAAATGTACTTTGTAACTCTCAGAAATGACGTTTTGATACAAAGATGGATAGGCTTTTTACAGTATTTCGGCAGGATTTACGAGTGGCCCTGAAGGCACCATTACAAACCTTTGACGGGTTCTTCAAACTCATCcacctttcagaataaaagtatGAAGGGCTCGTTCAAAATGTAGTAGCATATCAGTGTCATGCATATtatcagaaatgaaataaaaacacaatttttgaaaaggatcattttaaaaattaaatatatacagtgcaATGAAATTATGTCCAAAAATGCTATTATGAAAATGAACggtgagaaaaacatttcataataaaaatcCCAATAATAGTTTCTTTACTTCTTCCTAAAGTGTTAGttcatttgtatattttagaCACGTTACTAATTTCATAATAGCCATTTTACTGACACTGACCACTTCAGGTTTCCGTAGCTCAGAGGACGTGTTGCGAAATGTGACCGGAAGCCTTGTTGTCAATTCAGAATCAAATCCCACTAATCGCTAATAATAATCAACATACCATAGACAAATACGCAGCGTTTATCTAACAGTTAATTAAAATATGGTCtcaacactcaaacacacagaataGGAAAGAATTTGAGACCGCTCGTCAGAACCGATCGAGACAACCGGCTAAAAATCTGAATATGAAACCCTTTCATCATGACTCTGTCGCCACTTCTGTCTCCAGCTAAGCGGCTGAGAAATGATCGTCTCCTGGCTCTCGGGAGCAGGGCTTTCACAAAGGCCTTGATATGAATTCCCTGGTAAGAACGAGATcgttatttattgtattttaaggTTACTTTGATGTTTAGTGTAAACCCCAAACCTAACCCTCTGTTCCACCCCCACAGTTATTCCGCTGGTTGTGCCTGCTCAGCCTGAGCCTCCCTCTGTTGTTTTGGTTCGGACATGTGGTCACTCGGGACGGTATATCGCCTGCTGCACACAGCACCGGGTCCGGGGGATACATGAGAATCGCCTACGGCATGACTGACCAGGTGAGAGGCCAGATGTCTGGGCAATCAAATCCATTTTGATGGAGTCCAGTGACAAACAACAAGAGGACTGGCTTCAgtattaaacatattaatggataGTTTTGGCAGAATAAAAAGTAATATATAAAGATGCATTTCATTTATGTATGTACACAAACCATAACCtaaaacagtattttatctttttttcttggcaGTTTCTGGATATGCACTGCAACCAGTGTGCCTTGGTCTCCAGCTCAGGTCAGATGCTTGGAACTGGTGCTGGAGAAGAGATCGACAAGTTTGAATGTGTTATCCGGATGAACAATGCACCCATCAAGGGGTATGAGAAGGATGTAGGTAGACGCACCAGTGTTCGGGTTGTGTCTCACACCAGTGTTCCCCTGTTGGTAAAAAATGAGCACTACTTTTTCAAGCAATCAGCAGGCACCACATATGTGATCTGGGGTCCTGACAAGCACATGAGGCAAGATGGTAAAGGACGTACCTTTAACGCTCTCTGGAAAATGGCAACTAAATATCCAAACGTCAGAATCTACGCTATGACCAAAGAGAGGATTGAGTACTGTGACAAGATGTTTCAGAatgaaactggaaaaaacaGGTAGAGTATGTTTTTAAAGGTACCCTAATTTCCTTTAGCTGCTAGAGGGtctatggagaaaaaaaacaaactcacactATTACCGCTCTTTGTCCCACCCATCCCATCCAGTTTCTTAGCTACAACATGAGCTACAGATGCCTGGTTGTGACAAACTATACAAAAAGCATCTTCCAGTCCAGTCATTTatcaattatcaaaatagtGCCAATTCTTCTGTGCACAATCAGTTATTTCTTTTAGCTGTGAGTTTAAGTGCGGCTTTAAATATAGGAAGTGTTTCTCACTCAGAATGAAGACGGGGGCATATCTCAGCACTGGATTCTTTACAATGGTTCTGGCTGTTGATATGTGTGACAGCATCCATGTTTATGGGATGATTGATGGTAACTACTGCAGGTAAGACATTTGAAGTTATGATTTGATTTTATGATCTAAACTTACACTCCATAATCTCTGTTGAAAAC
Proteins encoded in this window:
- the miga2 gene encoding mitoguardin 2, producing the protein MSVKRAEGMSMAQALVMTVAEIPVFLYSTFGQSIFSQLKLTPSLKKVLFATALGSVALALTAHQLKRRGRKKKQAAQVREGQKTVGIPDALMKTGRPSSLKRGPFTGRQMMSPSTRSNDTMSGISSLAPSKHSSSSHSLTSMRVPSSPNQSANPSTPWEAEPVVEESGAVEDANAENLYLMGMDLFEEALRKWEQALNIHHHTHSTSSNNSLALQGAACADFPMVESCSKVFADKLETLLHRAYHLQEDFGSRIPTDTVLADFESEGTLILPQIESFHRQQDDDATTVASDDSFFSAAELFDAMSLEGVYQPLKPAALYEEALALVREGRVAYRSLRTELLECYGDQDFLAKLHCVRQAFQVLLLDETHRTFFMETGKQMISGLMVKANKSPKAFLESYEDMLLYSQREETWPITKMELEGRGVVCMNFFDIVLDFILMDAFEDLESPPSSVVAVLRNRWLSDSFKETALATACWSVLKAKRRLLMVPDGFISHFYAISEHVSPVMAFGFLGPRQHLSEVCTIFKQQIIQYLKDMFDHDKVRFTSVQCLAEDILSLSHRRSDILLGYLGIDSLLELNGALPKDTEGSSEPN
- the st6galnac4 gene encoding alpha-N-acetyl-neuraminyl-2,3-beta-galactosyl-1,3-N-acetyl-galactosaminide alpha-2,6-sialyltransferase; the encoded protein is MNSLLFRWLCLLSLSLPLLFWFGHVVTRDGISPAAHSTGSGGYMRIAYGMTDQFLDMHCNQCALVSSSGQMLGTGAGEEIDKFECVIRMNNAPIKGYEKDVGRRTSVRVVSHTSVPLLVKNEHYFFKQSAGTTYVIWGPDKHMRQDGKGRTFNALWKMATKYPNVRIYAMTKERIEYCDKMFQNETGKNRMKTGAYLSTGFFTMVLAVDMCDSIHVYGMIDGNYCSRGNHSVVPYHYYEKNRINECRMYKFHEHAKRGGHRFMTEKVIYAKWATHHKMKFKYPSWSL